The following proteins are encoded in a genomic region of Rhodoferax aquaticus:
- a CDS encoding GIY-YIG nuclease family protein, with amino-acid sequence MDAIFLAHVEALRPKLDALLAMQPVKPSLLPKDMPKAGVYLFSEGGEYLYVGRSNDIRGRIGRHSLPGATHRMAAFAFRLARHATGRLHATYKRGEGSRAALMLEPEFAHAFLKSKARIREMELRFVEEADPVRQALLEVYVALAVKAKHNDFDNH; translated from the coding sequence ATGGACGCCATATTTCTCGCCCACGTGGAAGCCCTCAGGCCGAAGCTCGATGCACTCTTGGCTATGCAGCCCGTAAAGCCGTCGCTTCTTCCGAAGGACATGCCGAAGGCGGGCGTGTACCTATTCTCTGAGGGCGGCGAGTACCTGTATGTAGGCCGTAGCAATGACATCCGCGGGAGAATCGGAAGGCATTCACTACCCGGAGCAACGCATCGCATGGCTGCGTTCGCATTTCGTCTTGCGCGTCACGCCACCGGTCGACTTCACGCCACATACAAGCGCGGGGAGGGTTCCCGCGCCGCACTCATGCTCGAACCTGAGTTCGCACATGCTTTCCTGAAGTCAAAAGCGAGAATTCGTGAAATGGAGTTGAGGTTTGTCGAAGAAGCCGATCCAGTAAGACAGGCGCTCCTTGAGGTTTACGTCGCCCTCGCCGTAAAGGCTAAACACAATGATTTCGATAATCACTGA
- a CDS encoding BrnT family toxin, producing MNSFEFDTAKSESNRAKHGIDFVEAQGLWNDPMLLEIPAKTDDEPRYLVIGLIDGKHWSAVITYRGANVRLISVRRARTEEVALYES from the coding sequence ATGAACTCCTTCGAATTTGACACCGCAAAGAGCGAATCTAATCGCGCGAAACACGGTATCGATTTCGTCGAAGCGCAAGGTCTCTGGAATGACCCGATGCTGCTGGAAATCCCGGCAAAAACGGATGATGAGCCGCGGTATCTGGTGATAGGGCTAATTGATGGGAAGCATTGGTCGGCCGTCATTACCTACCGCGGGGCCAATGTCCGATTGATATCCGTGCGACGTGCACGCACAGAAGAGGTGGCACTTTATGAAAGCTAA
- a CDS encoding aminoacyl-tRNA deacylase — MKKTAHISETPATALLKAHKVVFTEHPYEYLEHGGAQHSAEVLGFDPFAVVKTLIMQDQDAKPLVVLMHGNRTVSTKNLARQIGAKSVEPCLPEVANRHSGYQVGGTSPFATRKTMPVFVESSVLELPKILINGGRKGYLVGIAPQVCVDLLGAKPVQCALE, encoded by the coding sequence ATGAAAAAGACTGCGCACATCAGCGAAACCCCCGCCACCGCTTTGCTCAAGGCCCACAAAGTGGTGTTTACCGAGCACCCGTATGAGTATTTGGAGCATGGAGGGGCGCAGCACAGCGCCGAGGTGCTGGGGTTTGATCCCTTTGCCGTGGTGAAGACTTTGATCATGCAAGACCAAGATGCCAAGCCCTTGGTTGTGCTGATGCACGGTAACCGCACGGTGTCTACCAAGAACCTGGCGCGCCAAATCGGTGCCAAGTCGGTGGAGCCTTGCTTGCCCGAAGTGGCCAACCGCCACAGCGGCTACCAAGTGGGGGGCACATCACCCTTTGCCACCCGCAAGACCATGCCTGTTTTTGTGGAGTCCAGTGTTTTAGAGCTTCCCAAAATTCTGATCAACGGCGGGCGCAAGGGCTACTTGGTGGGCATTGCGCCGCAGGTGTGTGTGGACCTCTTGGGTGCTAAGCCCGTGCAATGCGCTTTGGAGTAG
- a CDS encoding extracellular solute-binding protein encodes MSQPLFSKLALACALLGSVAMPSAMAQEKVLNIYSARHYAGDAQLYGAFTQATGIQIKRVDADDAGILQRLKAEGTASPADVVLLVDASRLWRAEVDGLFAPVRSKLLDDTIPSNLRGKATAEGTYWYGFSTRARVVVYNKARIAKDSVDTYEKLADAKLKGQLCTRSGSHPYNLSLFGAMNEHLGSAATETWLKGLVANMARNPVGGDTDQIKATASGECGVALTNTYYLARLMRSDKPEDRAVMDKVGVVFPNQTSWGTHVNIAGGAIAKNTKNAVYAQQFLEFLAGAQAQDYFANGNNEWPTAKGVKISNPALESLSGGGFKSETIPVSVVGMNQVKVQQMLDRVGYK; translated from the coding sequence ATGTCACAACCACTTTTTAGCAAGCTCGCGCTTGCATGCGCCCTGCTTGGCTCCGTTGCCATGCCCTCGGCCATGGCGCAAGAAAAGGTGCTCAATATCTATTCCGCCCGCCACTATGCAGGCGATGCCCAGCTCTACGGAGCCTTCACGCAAGCCACCGGCATCCAAATCAAGCGGGTAGATGCGGACGATGCAGGCATCTTGCAGCGGCTCAAAGCCGAAGGCACGGCATCCCCTGCTGACGTGGTGCTACTGGTAGATGCATCGCGCCTATGGCGCGCAGAAGTAGACGGCTTGTTTGCCCCCGTGCGCTCCAAGCTGCTGGACGACACGATCCCTAGCAACTTGCGCGGCAAAGCAACGGCAGAAGGTACCTACTGGTATGGATTTAGCACGCGCGCACGGGTCGTGGTGTACAACAAGGCACGCATTGCCAAGGACAGCGTAGACACCTATGAAAAGCTGGCGGATGCCAAACTCAAAGGTCAGCTGTGCACCCGCTCGGGCTCGCACCCCTACAACTTAAGCCTGTTCGGTGCCATGAATGAACACTTAGGCAGCGCAGCCACTGAAACGTGGCTCAAAGGCTTGGTGGCCAACATGGCCCGCAACCCGGTGGGTGGTGATACCGACCAAATCAAAGCCACTGCCTCGGGTGAATGTGGCGTGGCCCTCACCAACACCTACTATCTGGCGCGCTTGATGCGCAGCGACAAGCCCGAAGACCGCGCCGTGATGGACAAGGTGGGCGTTGTGTTCCCCAACCAGACGAGTTGGGGCACCCATGTCAACATTGCAGGCGGAGCGATTGCCAAGAACACCAAGAATGCGGTCTACGCCCAGCAGTTTTTGGAATTCTTGGCCGGTGCGCAAGCCCAAGACTACTTTGCCAACGGCAATAACGAGTGGCCCACGGCCAAAGGCGTGAAGATCAGCAACCCTGCGTTGGAAAGTCTGTCAGGGGGTGGTTTCAAGTCTGAAACTATTCCGGTCAGCGTGGTCGGTATGAACCAAGTGAAAGTCCAGCAAATGCTGGACCGCGTGGGCTACAAATAA
- the plsY gene encoding glycerol-3-phosphate 1-O-acyltransferase PlsY: MQPYLPFLATVAAYLLGSLSFAVIVSRVMGLNDPRTFGSKNPGATNVLRSGSKAAAIITLALDAAKGWLPVVLVRWFGKPYGLEDGTLALVGLAAFVGHLYPVFFKFEGGKGVATALGVLLGLSGVLGLATLLTWVVIAYFFRYSSLASLVAALFAPVYYVFGDGVAWYMRTEVLVAISVMSLLLVYRHAENIGRLAKGTESRLGKKKSA, from the coding sequence TTGCAACCCTATTTGCCCTTTTTGGCCACCGTGGCCGCGTACTTGCTGGGGTCTTTGTCATTTGCCGTAATCGTGAGCCGTGTCATGGGCTTGAACGACCCACGCACGTTTGGCAGCAAGAACCCAGGCGCCACCAACGTGCTGCGCTCGGGCAGCAAAGCCGCCGCCATCATCACGTTGGCTTTGGATGCGGCCAAAGGCTGGTTGCCCGTGGTGTTGGTGCGTTGGTTTGGCAAGCCCTATGGTCTGGAAGACGGCACCTTGGCCTTGGTGGGGCTGGCCGCGTTTGTGGGGCATTTGTACCCCGTGTTCTTCAAGTTTGAAGGCGGTAAAGGCGTGGCTACTGCGCTGGGCGTGCTGTTGGGCTTGAGCGGTGTGCTGGGCTTGGCTACTTTGCTGACCTGGGTGGTGATTGCGTATTTTTTCCGCTATTCGTCCTTGGCGTCGCTGGTGGCGGCCTTGTTTGCCCCGGTGTACTACGTGTTTGGTGACGGTGTGGCGTGGTACATGCGCACAGAGGTGCTAGTGGCTATTTCGGTCATGTCATTGCTGCTGGTCTACCGTCACGCTGAAAACATTGGCCGCTTGGCCAAGGGCACCGAGTCGCGCCTTGGGAAGAAGAAGTCTGCCTAA
- a CDS encoding aldo/keto reductase: MKHIQLGSSDLSVTPICLGTMTFGEQVDESLAHRILDRSLERGVNFIDTAEMYAVPPRAETFTLTEQIIGRWFAKTPGAREKLVVATKVAGPSRGMPWVRGGSADLTGADIIAACDASLKRLNTDVIDLYQIHWPARNVPMFGSLYFDPSKDAAVTPILEQLQALQTLVQAGKVRAVGLSNETPYGVSEFVRLAEQHGLPRIATVQNAYCLINRTVENGLDETMYRHGVSLLGYSPLGFGLLTGKYDASGLTGPDAPAQARIAKFESTRKQRWGRAEALDAARRYNALARANGLTPTQMALAFCYTKWQVASTIIGVTSVAQLDEDLDAWGTTLSPEVLKAIDAIRWENRDPAT; the protein is encoded by the coding sequence ATGAAACACATTCAACTCGGCTCCAGCGACCTGTCTGTTACCCCCATTTGCCTAGGCACTATGACCTTTGGCGAGCAGGTGGATGAGTCCTTGGCCCACCGCATCTTGGACCGCTCTTTGGAGCGCGGCGTTAACTTCATCGACACGGCTGAGATGTATGCCGTGCCGCCCCGCGCGGAGACCTTCACGCTGACTGAGCAAATCATTGGTCGTTGGTTTGCCAAAACGCCTGGTGCGCGCGAAAAGCTGGTGGTGGCGACCAAAGTGGCAGGCCCCTCGCGCGGCATGCCCTGGGTGCGTGGTGGCAGTGCGGATTTAACCGGCGCAGACATCATTGCTGCGTGTGACGCCAGCCTCAAGCGTTTGAACACAGACGTCATTGATCTCTACCAAATCCACTGGCCCGCCCGCAATGTGCCCATGTTTGGGAGCTTGTACTTTGACCCCAGCAAAGACGCCGCAGTCACCCCCATCTTGGAGCAACTGCAGGCGCTGCAAACCTTGGTACAGGCGGGCAAGGTGCGCGCGGTGGGCCTGTCCAACGAGACGCCGTATGGTGTGAGCGAGTTTGTTCGCTTGGCCGAACAGCATGGCCTGCCACGCATTGCCACGGTGCAAAACGCCTACTGCCTGATCAACCGCACGGTGGAAAACGGTTTGGATGAGACCATGTACCGCCATGGCGTGTCGCTCTTGGGATATTCGCCGTTGGGCTTTGGCCTACTTACAGGCAAGTACGACGCCTCGGGCCTCACCGGCCCCGATGCACCTGCGCAGGCGCGTATCGCAAAGTTTGAGAGCACCCGCAAACAACGCTGGGGCCGTGCCGAAGCCCTGGATGCCGCGCGCCGCTACAACGCGCTGGCCCGCGCCAATGGCTTGACCCCCACGCAAATGGCCTTGGCGTTTTGCTACACCAAGTGGCAAGTGGCCAGCACCATCATTGGTGTGACCTCGGTGGCGCAACTGGATGAAGATTTGGACGCGTGGGGCACTACTTTGTCGCCTGAAGTGCTCAAGGCCATTGACGCCATCCGCTGGGAAAATCGCGACCCTGCGACCTAA
- a CDS encoding YajQ family cyclic di-GMP-binding protein codes for MPTFDTVCDPNMVDVKHGVENTAKEIANRFDFKGTPASIELKDKEITLIGNADFQLTQIEDVLRAKLTKANVDVRFLDIGDVQKIGGDKVKRIIKVRSGIEAELAKKIQRHIKDSKLKVQAAINDGKVRVTGAKRDDLQATMALIRKEIPDMPLSFDNFRD; via the coding sequence ATGCCTACTTTTGACACAGTTTGCGACCCCAACATGGTGGACGTGAAACATGGCGTAGAAAACACCGCCAAAGAAATTGCCAACCGCTTTGACTTCAAAGGCACACCGGCCTCCATCGAGCTCAAAGACAAAGAAATCACGCTGATCGGCAATGCAGACTTCCAGCTGACCCAGATTGAAGACGTGCTGCGTGCCAAGCTCACAAAGGCCAACGTGGACGTGCGCTTCCTAGACATTGGCGATGTGCAAAAGATCGGCGGTGACAAAGTCAAACGCATCATCAAAGTGCGCAGTGGCATTGAAGCTGAGTTGGCCAAAAAAATCCAACGCCACATCAAAGACAGCAAGCTCAAGGTGCAGGCGGCCATTAACGATGGCAAAGTGCGTGTCACAGGGGCCAAACGGGACGATCTGCAGGCGACTATGGCGCTGATTCGCAAAGAGATTCCCGACATGCCGCTGAGCTTCGACAACTTTCGCGACTAA
- a CDS encoding glycine-rich domain-containing protein gives MRLPKFAQATLVRRIGWLVLLKWAAFPVAPAVALLGTKGFAWLAVALGCVLLRTAVYQWEQSLRRQFVREAPMPRYLGAKLRAQYPQLSQRDTELVLRGLRQFFMAHLRSKNAFVAMPSQVADAAWHEFILHTRAYEQWCKYAFGRLLHHTPAEVLGRDPKRNDGLRRSWFWACKEESINPRAPSRLPLLFALDAKFAIPGGFSYVPDCKAIDKQAGADTYCGTSFGEGGGSGCGGDGASGDGFSFGGSDSDGGSDGGGCGGGCGGGD, from the coding sequence TTGCGGCTGCCTAAGTTTGCCCAAGCCACCTTGGTGCGGCGCATTGGGTGGCTGGTGCTGCTGAAGTGGGCAGCCTTCCCAGTGGCACCTGCGGTGGCGTTGCTGGGTACCAAAGGCTTTGCCTGGTTGGCTGTGGCCTTGGGCTGCGTGCTATTGCGCACAGCGGTCTACCAGTGGGAGCAAAGTCTGCGCCGCCAGTTTGTGCGCGAAGCCCCCATGCCGCGCTACCTAGGCGCCAAGCTGCGCGCGCAGTATCCCCAGCTGAGCCAGCGTGACACCGAGTTGGTGCTGCGGGGCTTGCGCCAGTTTTTCATGGCGCACCTGCGCAGCAAAAACGCCTTTGTGGCCATGCCCTCACAGGTGGCCGATGCCGCGTGGCATGAGTTCATCTTGCACACCCGTGCCTATGAGCAGTGGTGCAAATATGCCTTTGGCCGCCTCTTGCACCACACCCCCGCCGAAGTGCTGGGCCGTGACCCCAAGCGCAACGACGGCCTGCGCCGCAGCTGGTTTTGGGCCTGCAAAGAAGAAAGCATCAACCCCCGCGCCCCTAGTCGCCTGCCCTTGCTGTTTGCCCTGGACGCCAAGTTCGCCATCCCCGGCGGCTTTAGCTACGTGCCAGACTGCAAAGCCATCGACAAGCAAGCCGGTGCCGACACCTATTGCGGCACCAGCTTTGGAGAAGGCGGGGGGAGCGGCTGTGGTGGCGATGGCGCCAGCGGCGACGGTTTTTCCTTTGGAGGCTCCGACAGCGATGGCGGTAGTGACGGCGGCGGCTGTGGAGGGGGATGCGGTGGTGGGGATTGA
- a CDS encoding retropepsin-like aspartic protease family protein, with product MRIPRTLAHGFALCLVALGANGHAQTVALAGMLGSKALLIVDGSPPKGVAVGETFLGVKVISTEGDHAVVEIAGKRQAMRVGDAPSSVGGSIPSSVGGARVVLSASSGGHFMTQGQINGKAAQFMVDTGATVVSISQRDAERMGLNFRSGQVVQMSTANGVITGWRIKLTSVQVGDVVVYGVDAVVNAAEMPFVLLGNSFLTRFNMTRTNDKMVLEKQY from the coding sequence ATGCGCATACCCCGCACTCTTGCCCATGGGTTTGCCTTGTGCCTTGTAGCGCTAGGCGCCAACGGGCACGCCCAAACGGTCGCGCTTGCAGGCATGCTGGGCTCTAAAGCCTTGCTCATCGTCGACGGCAGCCCCCCAAAAGGGGTGGCTGTGGGCGAAACGTTTCTGGGGGTCAAAGTGATCTCTACCGAAGGTGATCACGCCGTGGTAGAGATCGCTGGCAAGCGCCAAGCGATGCGGGTAGGCGATGCCCCTAGCAGCGTGGGCGGAAGCATCCCAAGCTCTGTGGGGGGTGCGCGGGTAGTGTTGAGCGCAAGCAGCGGCGGGCATTTCATGACGCAGGGCCAAATCAACGGCAAGGCCGCGCAATTCATGGTGGATACTGGGGCGACCGTCGTCTCCATCAGCCAGCGCGACGCTGAACGCATGGGCTTGAACTTTCGTAGCGGCCAAGTCGTACAAATGAGTACCGCCAACGGTGTGATTACAGGGTGGCGCATCAAGCTGACTTCAGTCCAAGTAGGGGATGTCGTGGTCTACGGTGTGGATGCCGTGGTGAATGCTGCGGAAATGCCCTTCGTCTTGCTTGGCAATAGTTTTCTAACTCGCTTTAATATGACCCGCACCAACGACAAAATGGTGCTCGAGAAGCAGTACTAA
- the brnA gene encoding type II toxin-antitoxin system BrnA family antitoxin — protein MKAKKFEQQFDEDVDVMASLDLSKAKRVLQEQKRVNVDFPTWMIDSLDREANKLGVTRQSVIKVWLAERLEATASNLPFQRTRAGAAHR, from the coding sequence ATGAAAGCTAAAAAGTTCGAGCAACAGTTTGATGAGGACGTCGACGTTATGGCTTCTTTGGACTTGTCCAAGGCCAAACGCGTGCTGCAAGAGCAGAAGCGAGTGAATGTCGATTTTCCAACATGGATGATTGACTCGCTAGACCGCGAAGCTAACAAACTAGGGGTTACACGGCAGTCTGTTATCAAAGTCTGGCTGGCCGAGCGCCTTGAGGCGACCGCTTCTAACTTGCCGTTCCAACGGACGCGCGCAGGTGCGGCGCACCGCTGA
- a CDS encoding HD-GYP domain-containing protein: MNTDNDYEDLLAQWSDLESGLGVILGNPSSTQEFAHRVVQYDRWMQGLLLRDPDVGLYLLFQLASNSPVGYSASHALVCAVLCHLIAADVGLQARERDSLVRAALTMNIAMTGLQDTLANQPEKPSPEQQDVIRMHAVKGAMMLTNLGVSDDSWLDIVSAHHTDAIDKLDPRSAPPAAKLTRILKLVDRYAAMISPRASRAGRSATESVRSILGSGAAKAEDIGHAMVRAIGLCPPGTYVRLENNEIAVVVRRSTDPKHPYVAIVSNARGEPLREPRLHNTAQYKPRIKLALAASSVRARPNHFLILKMGAKATQSF; encoded by the coding sequence GTGAACACTGACAACGATTACGAAGACTTGCTAGCCCAATGGTCTGACCTCGAGTCAGGTCTGGGCGTTATCTTGGGCAACCCCAGTAGCACCCAAGAGTTTGCACACCGGGTCGTGCAGTACGACCGTTGGATGCAGGGTCTGCTATTGCGTGACCCGGATGTAGGCTTGTACCTATTGTTTCAACTGGCCAGCAACTCCCCTGTGGGCTACAGCGCTTCGCACGCCTTGGTATGCGCTGTCTTGTGCCACTTGATAGCCGCAGATGTGGGCTTGCAAGCACGCGAGCGAGACAGCTTGGTGCGCGCGGCCCTCACCATGAACATCGCGATGACGGGCCTGCAAGACACCTTGGCTAATCAGCCCGAAAAACCAAGCCCTGAGCAGCAAGACGTCATTCGCATGCACGCCGTCAAGGGAGCCATGATGCTCACCAACTTGGGAGTCTCAGACGACAGTTGGTTAGACATTGTGTCGGCTCACCACACCGACGCCATTGACAAGTTAGACCCGCGATCCGCCCCCCCTGCGGCCAAGCTCACACGGATACTGAAGTTGGTAGACCGGTATGCCGCCATGATCAGCCCCCGCGCATCCCGTGCGGGGCGCAGTGCCACCGAGTCGGTGCGCTCCATACTGGGCAGCGGCGCGGCCAAGGCCGAAGACATAGGCCACGCCATGGTGCGGGCCATTGGTCTGTGCCCGCCAGGCACCTATGTGCGCTTGGAGAACAACGAAATTGCGGTGGTGGTGCGCCGCAGCACCGACCCCAAGCACCCGTATGTAGCCATAGTGAGCAACGCACGGGGTGAACCCTTGCGGGAACCCCGTTTGCACAACACCGCCCAATACAAGCCCAGAATCAAGCTGGCCTTGGCCGCCTCGTCGGTGAGGGCCAGGCCCAACCACTTTTTGATACTGAAAATGGGGGCCAAGGCCACCCAATCGTTTTAG
- a CDS encoding alpha/beta fold hydrolase, which produces MYQVKKIARSEFVPIRNLTYHVQVWGEPAPHKTPLVMVHGWMDVAASYQFVVDAFAQDHYIIAPDWRGYGKTSSGPVDNYWFPDYLADLDFLLDHYAPQQQVNLVGHSLGGNVVMIYAGVRPERIRRLVNLEGFGMPATTPDQAPARYAQWMNELKKLHQGEMELKSYDSAAGVARRLMKTNPRLGADKANWLATHWAQENADGTWSILGQAAHKISNAQLYRVEEVLAIYQRISMPVLAVEASDNSLEMWWKGKFTLAQYHERMKSVPNVQIGRIEDAGHMMHHDQPEVLAAMIESFIA; this is translated from the coding sequence ATGTACCAAGTTAAAAAGATTGCCCGCAGCGAGTTTGTCCCCATACGTAACCTTACCTACCATGTGCAGGTGTGGGGTGAACCAGCCCCCCACAAAACACCGTTGGTGATGGTGCACGGTTGGATGGACGTGGCCGCCAGTTATCAGTTTGTGGTGGACGCGTTTGCGCAAGACCACTACATCATTGCGCCCGACTGGCGTGGCTACGGCAAGACCAGTTCTGGCCCGGTGGACAACTACTGGTTCCCCGACTATTTGGCCGACCTGGACTTTTTGCTGGACCACTACGCGCCCCAGCAGCAAGTGAATTTGGTGGGCCACAGCCTGGGCGGCAATGTGGTGATGATTTACGCGGGCGTGCGCCCCGAGCGCATTCGCCGACTCGTCAACCTTGAGGGCTTTGGCATGCCTGCCACCACGCCCGACCAAGCCCCCGCCCGCTATGCGCAATGGATGAATGAGCTTAAAAAACTGCACCAAGGGGAGATGGAACTCAAGAGCTATGACTCCGCCGCTGGCGTGGCCCGCCGGCTCATGAAAACCAACCCCCGCTTGGGCGCTGACAAAGCCAACTGGCTCGCCACCCACTGGGCACAAGAAAATGCGGATGGCACCTGGAGCATCTTGGGCCAAGCAGCGCACAAGATCAGCAACGCGCAGCTGTACCGGGTGGAAGAAGTGCTGGCCATTTACCAGCGCATCAGCATGCCAGTGCTGGCCGTGGAAGCCTCTGACAACAGCTTGGAGATGTGGTGGAAAGGCAAGTTCACCCTGGCCCAGTACCACGAGCGCATGAAGTCGGTGCCCAACGTGCAAATTGGCCGCATTGAAGATGCCGGCCACATGATGCACCACGACCAGCCGGAGGTGCTGGCCGCGATGATTGAATCGTTTATCGCCTAA
- a CDS encoding acyl-CoA synthetase: MPVSQASDKAAPVSSSQWPAAYARLHQQFAWHVPRHFNMAQACSARWAAAPGASKRIAVCAYSTGAKAQNYSYAELQSQANRLSNVLVGLGVQRGDRVAIVMPQCFETAVAYMAVLQMGAVAMPLSMLFGPEALEFRLHNSEAVVAICDATNLDALATARAACPALKSVIGVGPASATQQGGTLNFAKALAQAPAQFDLVNTLADEPAVLIYTSGTTGNPKGALIPHRALIGNLSGFVCSQNWFGFDPFGTAPQGALPTGSKAVFWSPADWAWTGGLMDALLPTLYFGRPIVAYNGRFSPQTALELMGQCQVTHTFLFPTALKAMMKAYPGSARRTVQAQFGLRLEAMMSAGEAVGDAVFGYCQAQLGVTPNEMFGQTEVNYIVGNCARLWAPKPGSMGMGYPGHRVAVIDEAGKECPVGVPGDVALNRFDVHGHPDPIFFLGYWKNPSATAEKYTGDWCRTGDLAVRDAEGYLWYQGRSDDIFKAAGYRIGPGEIENCLVKHPAVANAAVVPKPDRDRGALVKAYVVIAPDFIAACADGTGARAQLEAQLTAELQTHVKGLLAPYEYPKEIEFVDALPMTTTGKVQRRVLRLQEEARFAAA, from the coding sequence ATGCCCGTCAGTCAAGCCAGTGACAAAGCCGCTCCCGTTTCCAGTAGCCAATGGCCCGCCGCCTATGCGCGTTTACACCAGCAGTTTGCTTGGCACGTTCCCCGGCATTTCAATATGGCGCAAGCCTGCAGCGCGCGCTGGGCGGCTGCACCAGGTGCTAGCAAAAGAATAGCTGTCTGCGCTTATTCCACGGGCGCAAAGGCCCAAAACTACTCGTACGCCGAGCTCCAAAGCCAAGCCAACCGCTTGTCCAACGTGCTGGTGGGCTTGGGTGTGCAGCGTGGGGACCGGGTGGCCATCGTGATGCCACAGTGTTTTGAAACGGCAGTGGCCTATATGGCGGTGTTGCAGATGGGCGCGGTGGCCATGCCCTTGTCCATGCTGTTTGGCCCCGAGGCTTTGGAGTTTCGCCTGCACAACAGCGAAGCCGTGGTCGCCATTTGCGACGCCACCAACTTGGATGCATTGGCCACCGCACGCGCGGCGTGCCCGGCATTAAAAAGTGTCATCGGGGTGGGGCCTGCATCTGCCACGCAGCAGGGAGGCACGCTCAACTTTGCCAAGGCCTTGGCCCAAGCTCCGGCGCAGTTCGACCTGGTCAACACCTTGGCCGACGAGCCAGCGGTGCTCATCTACACCAGCGGCACCACGGGCAACCCCAAGGGGGCGCTCATACCGCACCGCGCGCTCATTGGCAACCTGTCTGGCTTTGTGTGCAGCCAAAACTGGTTTGGGTTTGACCCGTTTGGCACGGCACCACAAGGGGCCTTGCCTACGGGTTCGAAGGCTGTTTTTTGGAGCCCTGCAGACTGGGCGTGGACCGGCGGGCTCATGGATGCGCTGCTGCCCACGCTGTACTTTGGCCGCCCCATCGTGGCCTACAACGGCCGCTTCAGCCCACAAACTGCCTTGGAGTTGATGGGCCAATGCCAGGTGACGCACACCTTTTTGTTCCCCACAGCGCTCAAGGCGATGATGAAAGCCTACCCCGGCAGCGCACGCCGCACCGTGCAGGCGCAGTTTGGCCTACGGCTAGAGGCCATGATGAGCGCCGGTGAGGCAGTGGGCGACGCCGTATTTGGCTACTGCCAAGCGCAGCTGGGCGTCACACCCAACGAAATGTTTGGCCAGACGGAGGTGAACTACATCGTGGGCAACTGCGCCCGCTTGTGGGCCCCCAAGCCCGGCAGCATGGGCATGGGCTACCCCGGCCACCGCGTGGCGGTGATTGACGAGGCTGGCAAGGAGTGCCCCGTGGGCGTGCCCGGTGACGTGGCGCTCAACCGGTTCGATGTGCACGGCCACCCTGACCCCATCTTCTTTCTGGGCTACTGGAAAAACCCCAGCGCCACGGCAGAGAAATACACGGGCGACTGGTGCCGCACGGGCGACTTGGCTGTGCGAGATGCAGAGGGCTACCTCTGGTACCAAGGGCGCTCGGACGACATTTTCAAGGCCGCAGGCTACCGCATTGGCCCTGGCGAAATCGAGAACTGCTTGGTCAAACACCCTGCCGTGGCCAACGCAGCGGTAGTGCCCAAGCCCGACCGAGACCGCGGTGCGCTGGTCAAGGCGTATGTGGTGATTGCTCCTGATTTTATAGCTGCTTGCGCAGACGGAACGGGCGCTAGAGCCCAATTGGAGGCTCAGCTGACTGCCGAGCTGCAAACCCATGTCAAAGGCTTGCTAGCGCCTTATGAATACCCCAAAGAAATTGAGTTTGTAGACGCCTTGCCCATGACCACCACCGGCAAAGTGCAGCGCCGTGTGTTGCGCTTACAAGAGGAGGCCCGTTTTGCGGCTGCCTAA